A DNA window from Nerophis lumbriciformis linkage group LG33, RoL_Nlum_v2.1, whole genome shotgun sequence contains the following coding sequences:
- the LOC133575564 gene encoding G-protein coupled receptor 183-like — protein MRPERGSVHINGTVPLSVNFVTPGDFLIFIFHIVFATSAVPVAGSVVAGISFSRCLRVQNRFIFMLNTSISDTLTGFSVYYLGLFDVQEGYPSRNGTFYILPSFLGVNVLTFLFAQFDRYLAVCHPFFYNRYISRSLVIGVCAFCWIYTYSILTVQNMVPISKAAQINAFGVMTLQIIVLIKVLMTVKLYVIARNHLAREPPSAERDNKKESLRIIVFVVICFLALWCPSFVNIIVRQLSRTHGLRFRNEATNLFAILARLNALVTPALYIWGSPALRGAVWKVVWRRVCPRRRARIDV, from the exons ATGCGACCGGAGCGTGGGAGCGTTCACATT AACGGCACCGTCCCTCTGTCGGTTAATTTCGTCACTCCGGGCGACTTTCTCATCTTCATCTTCCACATCGTGTTCGCCACCAGCGCGGTGCCGGTGGCCGGCTCGGTGGTGGCGGGCATCTCCTTCAGCCGCTGCCTGCGCGTCCAGAATCGCTTCATCTTCATGCTCAACACCAGCATCAGCGACACCCTCACCGGCTTCTCGGTGTACTACCTGGGCCTCTTCGACGTCCAGGAGGGCTACCCGTCCAGGAACGGGACCTTCTACATCCTGCCGTCCTTCCTGGGCGTCAACGTGCTGACCTTCCTCTTCGCCCAGTTCGACCGCTACCTGGCGGTGTGTCACCCCTTCTTCTACAACCGCTACATCAGCAGGTCGCTGGTTATCGGCGTGTGCGCCTTCTGCTGGATCTACACCTACTCCATCCTCAccgtccagaacatggtgcccaTCTCCAAGGCGGCCCAGATCAACGCCTTCGGCGTGATGACGCTGCAGATCATCGTGCTCATCAAGGTGCTGATGACCGTCAAGCTGTACGTCATCGCCAGGAACCACCTGGCTAGAGAGCCCCCCAGCGCCGAGAGGGACAACAAGAAGGAGTCGCTGCGAATCATCGTCTTCGTGGTCATCTGCTTCCTGGCCCTCTGGTGCCCCTCCTTCGTCAACATCATCGTCAGGCAGCTCAGCAGGACTCACGGACTCCGGTTCAGGAACGAGGCCACCAACCTGTTCGCCATCTTGGCGCGCCTCAACGCCCTCGTCACCCCGGCCTTGTACATCTGGGGGAGTCCCGCTCTGCGTGGGGCCGTGTGGAAGGTCGTGTGGCGCCGAGTGTGCCCCAGACGGAGGGCCAG AATTGATGTTTAA